One genomic segment of Desulfomicrobium sp. ZS1 includes these proteins:
- a CDS encoding cell division protein ZapA — MLGLDLSFAAEVSPERIHKAVDLVHQRYKDLEGRVSHMSKERLLTYLALSLADDYLHDQGKMSQLEGTLQQLLSKIDSPEE, encoded by the coding sequence GTGCTCGGCCTCGATCTTTCCTTCGCGGCCGAAGTCTCGCCCGAGCGGATTCATAAAGCTGTTGACCTGGTTCATCAGCGCTACAAAGATCTCGAAGGGCGGGTCAGTCACATGAGCAAGGAGCGGCTTCTGACATACCTGGCGTTGAGTCTGGCCGACGATTATTTACATGATCAAGGGAAGATGTCGCAACTGGAAGGCACGTTGCAGCAACTTCTTTCGAAGATAGATAGTCCTGAAGAATAG
- a CDS encoding F0F1 ATP synthase subunit epsilon, which yields MAKTITLEIVTPDKMVLKEEVDYVGAPGINGEFGVLPNHIPFLSALGIGSLYYKLNGKKYYVFVAGGFAEVSPAKVTVLAEVAERAEDIDLERARRAQDRAEQRTKQQQEKLDHAAVQAALARALHRMKCRQNAVSEGTCRM from the coding sequence ATGGCTAAAACAATTACGCTTGAAATAGTGACACCAGACAAGATGGTGCTCAAGGAAGAGGTCGATTATGTCGGCGCTCCCGGCATCAACGGCGAATTCGGTGTCCTGCCCAATCATATCCCGTTTCTCTCTGCACTTGGTATCGGGAGCCTTTACTACAAACTCAACGGCAAGAAATACTATGTTTTTGTTGCCGGCGGTTTTGCTGAAGTCTCCCCTGCAAAGGTGACGGTTCTTGCCGAAGTAGCGGAAAGAGCTGAAGACATCGATCTGGAAAGAGCTCGCAGAGCTCAGGACAGAGCCGAGCAGCGCACCAAACAGCAACAGGAGAAATTGGATCACGCCGCCGTGCAGGCTGCATTGGCCAGAGCACTTCATCGCATGAAATGCCGACAGAATGCTGTAAGTGAAGGCACTTGCCGCATGTAA
- the glmU gene encoding bifunctional UDP-N-acetylglucosamine diphosphorylase/glucosamine-1-phosphate N-acetyltransferase GlmU — MKPELGYVILAAGKGTRMHSDSPKVLHRVLGKPLLGYVYDTLTHVPATQVWTVIGFQAQKVQDCYPGQQGQFVFQEEQLGTGHAVMLAWSHVAASGISHLCVLNGDTPHVPTEAISDLVDLCAAQNAGMGMLTLHLENPFGYGRVIRNAEGCVERVVEEKDFVAADHGGEVFEVNSGVYVFDVTRCGPLLEKMDRNNAQQEYYLTQMISLCAAEGLPVVGLPFAGSELLRGINSPRELVRFEDSLRRQIVDNLLDSGVILRNSESIYIGPDVAVAPGAEIMGPCEIYGCSRIERGASISSHCWIKDSVLGPCQVKSFSHIEGSHIRAGASVGPYGRIRPGSDIGEDARVGNFVEVKKSVLHAGAKAGHLSYLGDSDIGSGVNIGAGTITCNYDGVRKHRTEIHENAFIGSNTALVAPVVVGAGALVAAGSVVTKNVPDGALCVARAKQSNLDRKKKSPQS, encoded by the coding sequence ATGAAGCCAGAATTAGGATACGTCATCTTGGCTGCCGGCAAAGGCACGCGCATGCACTCTGATTCACCGAAAGTTTTGCACCGGGTTTTGGGAAAGCCCTTGCTTGGCTATGTTTACGACACGTTGACGCATGTGCCGGCCACCCAGGTCTGGACCGTGATAGGGTTTCAGGCTCAAAAGGTGCAAGATTGCTATCCAGGACAGCAGGGGCAGTTTGTTTTTCAGGAAGAGCAGCTAGGCACGGGTCATGCCGTGATGCTCGCCTGGTCGCATGTTGCCGCGAGCGGAATTTCCCATCTCTGTGTGTTGAATGGTGATACTCCGCATGTACCAACAGAAGCCATCTCTGATTTAGTCGATTTATGCGCGGCCCAAAACGCGGGCATGGGTATGCTGACGTTACATCTGGAGAATCCTTTTGGCTACGGACGGGTCATCCGCAATGCAGAGGGCTGCGTAGAACGGGTCGTGGAAGAAAAGGATTTCGTTGCAGCTGATCATGGCGGTGAGGTCTTTGAGGTCAATTCCGGGGTGTATGTGTTCGATGTGACGCGCTGCGGGCCGCTGCTTGAGAAGATGGACCGCAATAACGCCCAGCAGGAATATTATTTGACGCAGATGATCTCCCTCTGCGCTGCCGAGGGCTTGCCTGTCGTTGGGTTGCCTTTTGCCGGATCGGAGCTGTTGCGGGGTATCAATTCGCCACGAGAGCTGGTACGGTTTGAAGACTCCCTGCGCCGGCAGATCGTGGATAATTTGCTGGATTCCGGCGTCATCCTGCGCAACAGCGAGTCGATATATATCGGGCCCGATGTTGCCGTTGCTCCCGGCGCTGAAATAATGGGACCATGCGAAATATACGGTTGCTCGCGAATTGAGCGCGGGGCGTCCATCTCATCCCATTGCTGGATCAAGGATTCTGTTCTTGGTCCTTGCCAAGTGAAATCCTTTTCTCATATTGAAGGATCTCACATCCGGGCCGGAGCCAGCGTTGGTCCGTACGGACGGATACGGCCCGGGTCCGATATTGGGGAAGATGCGCGAGTGGGCAACTTCGTAGAGGTCAAGAAATCCGTGCTGCATGCCGGTGCCAAAGCGGGTCATCTTTCCTACCTGGGCGATAGCGACATAGGTTCCGGAGTGAATATCGGCGCAGGAACCATCACCTGCAATTATGACGGGGTCAGGAAGCACCGCACGGAAATTCATGAGAATGCCTTTATCGGCAGCAATACGGCGTTGGTCGCCCCCGTGGTCGTTGGTGCGGGCGCTCTTGTCGCAGCCGGTTCAGTGGTTACTAAAAATGTTCCGGATGGCGCCCTGTGCGTGGCCAGGGCCAAACAGTCGAACTTGGATCGCAAGAAAAAATCACCTCAATCCTAG